The Desmonostoc muscorum LEGE 12446 genome includes a region encoding these proteins:
- a CDS encoding EF-hand domain-containing protein translates to MLSTFGKQKRKALLSEYHRKKLLHHFYCLDADNSGFIGKEDAEIFAQRFANIRGADLGSEIHKDLLFKWLDVWENFWSKADLDGDGKVSPEEFCQGIEKAVSNPDYNDPLIETVFDIVDLDGDGQISQQEHRLFFSVFDLDAEKSAFVFSKLDIDQDGILSKEEFVSAKREFLSEKEPGAVGNWFWGSVE, encoded by the coding sequence ATGTTAAGTACGTTTGGTAAGCAAAAGAGAAAAGCATTGTTAAGCGAATATCATAGAAAAAAGTTACTGCATCACTTTTACTGTCTGGATGCTGATAATTCAGGCTTCATTGGGAAAGAAGATGCTGAGATTTTTGCTCAGAGGTTCGCCAACATCCGTGGTGCAGACCTTGGTTCAGAGATTCACAAAGATTTGTTGTTTAAGTGGCTTGATGTTTGGGAAAATTTTTGGTCTAAAGCGGATTTGGATGGAGATGGTAAGGTAAGTCCCGAAGAATTTTGTCAGGGCATAGAGAAAGCCGTTTCAAATCCAGATTACAATGACCCTTTAATAGAGACTGTGTTTGACATTGTTGATTTAGACGGTGATGGTCAGATATCACAACAAGAGCATCGTCTCTTTTTCAGTGTGTTTGACTTAGATGCTGAAAAATCAGCTTTTGTTTTCTCCAAGCTTGATATCGATCAAGACGGCATCCTCTCTAAAGAAGAGTTTGTTTCTGCTAAGAGAGAATTTCTAAGTGAAAAGGAACCCGGTGCTGTAGGCAACTGGTTTTGGGGTTCTGTGGAGTAA